One window of the Salvia splendens isolate huo1 chromosome 1, SspV2, whole genome shotgun sequence genome contains the following:
- the LOC121782241 gene encoding probable inactive purple acid phosphatase 29, with amino-acid sequence MAQPLQTKIYSSQPEAQKGAAPGLAYFHIPLPEHASFDSTNSTGVRQEGISSATVNSGFFTTMVAAGDVKAVFTGLYHLNDFCGELTGVHLCYAGGFGYHAYGKAGWSRRARVVLASLEKTQKGSWGTVKSIKTWKRLDDKKLSLIDAQVLWSKSSTNKQRIL; translated from the exons ATGGCGCAGCCtttgcagacg AAAATCTACAGCAGCCAACCGGAGGCGCAAAAGGGTGCTGCCCCTGGGCTTGCCTACTTCCACATTCCGTTGCCCGAGCACGCAAGCTTCGACTCGACAAATTCCACCGGTGTGAGGCAGGAAGGCATAAGCTCCGCGACGGTGAACTCTGGATTTTTCACAACGATGGTGGCAGCAGGGGACGTGAAGGCGGTTTTCACAGGCCTCTATCATCTCAATGACTTCTGTGGCGAGTTGACCGGCGTACATCTGTGCTATGCCGGGGGCTTCGGATATCACGCATACGGGAAGGCCGGCTGGTCTCGGAGGGCGAGAGTGGTGTTAGCTTCCCTCGAGAAAACACAGAAGGGGTCGTGGGGAACAGTCAAGTCCATTAAAACTTGGAAACGACTCGATGATAAGAAGCTTAGTCTCATTGATGCTCAGGTGTTGTGGAGCAAGAGCTCCACCAATAAGCAGCGGATTCTGTGA
- the LOC121810274 gene encoding probable inactive purple acid phosphatase 29 isoform X2, which produces MDGCSYMPSANKLFPKSLALVPFPLTPLLPMAAPKAMGALALLVVMAFLSRGSSAVGRQLKFNAKQGEFKILQVADMHFGDGKRTACLDVLPRQAPSCSDLNTTAFIRRMILAERPNLIVFTGDNIFGFDASDAVKSMNQAFGPAVNTGIPWAAVLGNHDQESTLSREGVMTHIVGMKNTLSQLNSGGSHVDGFGNYNLEVHGAEFSRMENKSVLNLYMLDSGDYSTVPSIPGYGWIKPSQQLWFQHTSGRLQRQSPRIRPPLRDFALHSSIGKLWHHLRLLLVGLRVVLRILLYCIFRDNTSLITYGQEFHPNTYAADDMKE; this is translated from the exons ATGgatggatgctcttatatgcCAAGTGCTAACAAGCTTTTCCCCAAATCTCTCGCACTTGTTCCATTTCCTCTCACTCCACTGCTTCCTATGGCTGCGCCGAAGGCAATGGGAGCTCTAGCGTTGCTAGTGGTTATGGCTTTTCTGAGCAGGGGCAGCTCAGCAGTAGGCCGGCAGCTCAAGTTCAACGCCAAACAAGGCGAGTTCAAAATTCTTCAGGTGGCCGATATGCACTTCGGCGACGGCAAGCGGACCGCCTGCCTGGACGTCCTCCCCCGCCAGGCCCCCAGCTGCTCCGATCTCAACACCACCGCCTTCATCCGCCGCATGATCCTCGCTGAGCGGCCGAATCTCATCGTCTTCACCG GGGATAACATATTCGGATTCGATGCGAGCGACGCAGTGAAGTCGATGAACCAGGCGTTTGGACCTGCGGTGAACACCGGCATCCCCTGGGCGGCGGTGCTGGGGAATCACGACCAGGAGTCGACTCTGTCGAGGGAAGGTGTGATGACGCATATCGTGGGGATGAAGAACACACTGTCGCAGCTGAATTCCGGCGGATCTCACGTCGATGGATTCGGGAACTACAATCTGGAGGTCCATGGAGCGGAATTTTCTAGGATGGAGAACAAATCGGTTCTCAATCTGTACATGCTTGACAGCGGCGATTACTCTACTGTCCCCTCCATTCCTGGCTATGGCTGGATCAAGCCCTCTCAGCAACTCTGGTTTCAGCACACTTCTGGTAGACTGCAG CGCCAATCTCCGCGAATTCGCCCTCCTCTCCGTGATTTCGCcctccattcatcaatcg gtaaattatggcatcatcttcgaCTTCTGCTCGTCGGCTTGCgtgtggtcctgcggatcctTCTGTACTGTatcttcagagacaacacgtctctaataacatatgggcaggagttccatccgaatacgtacgctgccgacgatatGAAGGAATAA
- the LOC121810274 gene encoding probable inactive purple acid phosphatase 29 isoform X3, whose amino-acid sequence MDGCSYMPSANKLFPKSLALVPFPLTPLLPMAAPKAMGALALLVVMAFLSRGSSAVGRQLKFNAKQGEFKILQVADMHFGDGKRTACLDVLPRQAPSCSDLNTTAFIRRMILAERPNLIVFTGDNIFGFDASDAVKSMNQAFGPAVNTGIPWAAVLGNHDQESTLSREGVMTHIVGMKNTLSQLNSGGSHVDGFGNYNLEVHGAEFSRMENKSVLNLYMLDSGDYSTVPSIPGYGWIKPSQQLWFQHTSGRLQRQSPRIRPPLRDFALHSSIGAILPQIHIFSSVNYGIIFDFCSSACVWSCGSFCTVSSETTRL is encoded by the exons ATGgatggatgctcttatatgcCAAGTGCTAACAAGCTTTTCCCCAAATCTCTCGCACTTGTTCCATTTCCTCTCACTCCACTGCTTCCTATGGCTGCGCCGAAGGCAATGGGAGCTCTAGCGTTGCTAGTGGTTATGGCTTTTCTGAGCAGGGGCAGCTCAGCAGTAGGCCGGCAGCTCAAGTTCAACGCCAAACAAGGCGAGTTCAAAATTCTTCAGGTGGCCGATATGCACTTCGGCGACGGCAAGCGGACCGCCTGCCTGGACGTCCTCCCCCGCCAGGCCCCCAGCTGCTCCGATCTCAACACCACCGCCTTCATCCGCCGCATGATCCTCGCTGAGCGGCCGAATCTCATCGTCTTCACCG GGGATAACATATTCGGATTCGATGCGAGCGACGCAGTGAAGTCGATGAACCAGGCGTTTGGACCTGCGGTGAACACCGGCATCCCCTGGGCGGCGGTGCTGGGGAATCACGACCAGGAGTCGACTCTGTCGAGGGAAGGTGTGATGACGCATATCGTGGGGATGAAGAACACACTGTCGCAGCTGAATTCCGGCGGATCTCACGTCGATGGATTCGGGAACTACAATCTGGAGGTCCATGGAGCGGAATTTTCTAGGATGGAGAACAAATCGGTTCTCAATCTGTACATGCTTGACAGCGGCGATTACTCTACTGTCCCCTCCATTCCTGGCTATGGCTGGATCAAGCCCTCTCAGCAACTCTGGTTTCAGCACACTTCTGGTAGACTGCAG CGCCAATCTCCGCGAATTCGCCCTCCTCTCCGTGATTTCGCcctccattcatcaatcggtgctattcttccccagattcatatattttcttcg gtaaattatggcatcatcttcgaCTTCTGCTCGTCGGCTTGCgtgtggtcctgcggatcctTCTGTACTGTatcttcagagacaacacgtctctaa
- the LOC121810298 gene encoding uncharacterized protein LOC121810298: MMHANQFIWMPYLQRQLPESCDVGRPVWMSITTLICWNLAEPHLPHRVLRQFGIVQPYIPQLPRFHGTDFAKQDRRGKAGRNWVDWHANYIQEWDNRHFLVWTDLEYSDEPVATEEYMDWFRQITVVYLTKPGVHAEQGFHETASSHRFAVETLHNVRHFLSGQDTTEHPALGTISRMIEEGLRISGEAEQMDYLPLQRSAMDVDVPVRQKAKRRTKKKTACRESSSQPVHRSDDDFVEPPPPRSAVRGRHSVSHTGGTGDDIGLTDVPTSPPRSSVQDDFFGVDLENAVVQDTPPSRIPRSTSKIGKGIRGLFMRKRRDD; the protein is encoded by the exons atgatgcatgccaaccag tttatttggatgcCTTATCTCCAACGGCagttgccggaaagttgtgatgTCGGTCGTCCTGTATGGATGTCGATAACAACGCTTATTTGCtggaatctggctgagccacacctgccacaccgagtgttgcgccaatttgggattgtccaaccgtatatcccgcaACTCCCCCGGTTCCACGGTACTGATTTTGCGAAACAGGATCGCCGTGGAAAAGCTGGTCGAAATTGGGTTGATTGGCacgccaattatatacaggagtgggacaacagACACTTTTTGGTGTGGACTGATCTGGAGTACAGTGATGAGCCTGTTGCAACCGAAGAATATATGGATTGGTTTCGGCAGATAactgtggtgtatttaaccaaacccggCGTGCATGCTGAACAGGGCTTCCACGAAACGGCATCTTCTCATAGATTCGcg gtggagacacTTCACAACGTGCGCCACTTTCTAAGTGGCCAAGATACGACAGAACATCCGGCTTTGGGAACCATTTCGAGGATGATTGAAGAAGGACTGCGGATATCCGGGGAGGCTGAGCAGATGGACTACCTTCCTTTgcagcgctctgcaatggacgtggacgtacccgtaaggcaaaaggcaaaacgacgaaccaaAAAGAAAACCGCCTGCCGAGAGTCGTCATCTCAGCCCGTACACCgctccgatgacgattttgtgGAACCACCTCCAcctagatctgcagttcgaggccgtcattctgtcagccacaccgGTGGTACCGGCGACGACATTGGCCTCACTGATGTCCCCACTTCTCCACCACGGTCGTCTGTGCAAGATGACTTTTTTGGGGTGGATCTAGAGAacgctgttgttcaagatactcctccctcaaggatccctagatctacatccaaaattgggaaggggatacggggtttgtttatgcggaaacggcgaGATGATTAA
- the LOC121790756 gene encoding probable cytokinin riboside 5'-monophosphate phosphoribohydrolase LOGL3, with the protein MEEKKGSESRFNRVSVFCGSSTGNKDCYRDAALQLGQELVSRKIDLVYGGGSVGLMGVISKEVHAGGRHVLGVIPTVLMSKEIIGETVGEVCRVANMHDRKAEMFRQSDCFIALPGGYGTMEELMEVITWAQLGIHHKPVGLLNVQGYYDTLLSFMDKAVDDGFIEPYHRQIIVSASTAQELLRKLEEYVPMHEGVVVAKV; encoded by the exons ATGGAAGAGAAGAAGGGAAGTGAATCAAGATTTAATAGGGTTTCTGTATTCTGTGGAAGCAGCACAGGCAACAAGGATTGCTATAGAGATGCTGCTCTACAGTTGGGCCAAGAATTG GTTTCAAGAAAAATAGATCTTGTGTATGGAGGGGGCAGTGTTGGGCTGATGGGGGTGATCTCGAAGGAGGTGCATGCCGGCGGGCGACATGTTTTAGG AGTCATCCCCACAGTGTTAATGTCCAAAGAG ATAATTGGAGAAACTGTAGGAGAAGTTTGTCGGGTTGCAAACATGCACGACAGAAAAGCAGAAATGTTCCGACAATCTGACTGTTTCATAGCTCTTCCAG GGGGTTATGGCACAATGGAAGAATTAATGGAAGTGATTACTTGGGCTCAGCTTGGGATTCACCACAAGCCT GTGGGTTTATTAAATGTACAAGGCTACTACGACACTCTGCTGAGTTTCATGGATAAGGCCGTCGACGATGGATTCATCGAGCCATATCACCGCCAGATCATTGTTTCCGCTTCAACCGCGCAAGAACTCCTCCGAAAACTCGAG GAATATGTCCCAATGCATGAGGGAGTGGTGGTAGCTAAGGTATAA
- the LOC121810274 gene encoding probable inactive purple acid phosphatase 29 isoform X5, translating to MDGCSYMPSANKLFPKSLALVPFPLTPLLPMAAPKAMGALALLVVMAFLSRGSSAVGRQLKFNAKQGEFKILQVADMHFGDGKRTACLDVLPRQAPSCSDLNTTAFIRRMILAERPNLIVFTGDNIFGFDASDAVKSMNQAFGPAVNTGIPWAAVLGNHDQESTLSREGVMTHIVGMKNTLSQLNSGGSHVDGFGNYNLEVHGAEFSRMENKSVLNLYMLDSGDYSTVPSIPGYGWIKPSQQLWFQHTSGRLQVNYGIIFDFCSSACVWSCGSFCTVSSETTRL from the exons ATGgatggatgctcttatatgcCAAGTGCTAACAAGCTTTTCCCCAAATCTCTCGCACTTGTTCCATTTCCTCTCACTCCACTGCTTCCTATGGCTGCGCCGAAGGCAATGGGAGCTCTAGCGTTGCTAGTGGTTATGGCTTTTCTGAGCAGGGGCAGCTCAGCAGTAGGCCGGCAGCTCAAGTTCAACGCCAAACAAGGCGAGTTCAAAATTCTTCAGGTGGCCGATATGCACTTCGGCGACGGCAAGCGGACCGCCTGCCTGGACGTCCTCCCCCGCCAGGCCCCCAGCTGCTCCGATCTCAACACCACCGCCTTCATCCGCCGCATGATCCTCGCTGAGCGGCCGAATCTCATCGTCTTCACCG GGGATAACATATTCGGATTCGATGCGAGCGACGCAGTGAAGTCGATGAACCAGGCGTTTGGACCTGCGGTGAACACCGGCATCCCCTGGGCGGCGGTGCTGGGGAATCACGACCAGGAGTCGACTCTGTCGAGGGAAGGTGTGATGACGCATATCGTGGGGATGAAGAACACACTGTCGCAGCTGAATTCCGGCGGATCTCACGTCGATGGATTCGGGAACTACAATCTGGAGGTCCATGGAGCGGAATTTTCTAGGATGGAGAACAAATCGGTTCTCAATCTGTACATGCTTGACAGCGGCGATTACTCTACTGTCCCCTCCATTCCTGGCTATGGCTGGATCAAGCCCTCTCAGCAACTCTGGTTTCAGCACACTTCTGGTAGACTGCAG gtaaattatggcatcatcttcgaCTTCTGCTCGTCGGCTTGCgtgtggtcctgcggatcctTCTGTACTGTatcttcagagacaacacgtctctaa
- the LOC121794852 gene encoding sugar carrier protein C-like, translated as MAAGFITGGGGERKDYPGKMTWRMVITCIMAGCGGLIFGYDIGISGGVTSMAPFLQKFFPHVYRREELNSGGTNQYCKFDDAMLTLFTSSLYLAALVASLFASFITRKFGRKPSMVFGGLVFLAGAAVNGFAHNVAMLIIGRILLGVGIGFANQSAPVYLCEVAPAKHRGKLNMLFQLMITVGILAANLINFFSAKMSNGEGWRVSLGCAGIPALIFLIGSLCLPDTPNSLIERGKLPEGKEQLRKFRGVDDVEDEFNDIRLASEAAKNVQKPWSNLLRRKYRPQLAMVVLIPFFQQFTGMNVIMFYAPVLFKTIGFGSNASLASALISGGVNCVATLVSICTVDRLGRRFWFLEGAIQMFICQIIVAICIGVKFGVSGNPGELPVWYAGIVVFAICVYVAGFAWSWGPLGWLVPGEILPLEVRSAGQSVNVSVNMIFTFIIAQCFLRMLCVMKFGLFIFFSGFVFVMALFIYYFLPETKGIPIEDIAEVWKTHPYWKRFVDEDDDAARKSRFSGV; from the coding sequence atGGCGGCAGGATTCATTactggcggcggcggcgaacgGAAGGATTACCCCGGCAAGATGACGTGGCGCATGGTGATCACCTGCATCATGGCCGGCTGCGGCGGCCTCATCTTCGGCTACGACATCGGTATCTCCGGCGGAGTCACCTCCATGGCTCCCTTCCTCCAAAAATTCTTCCCCCACGTCTACCGCCGCGAGGAACTCAACTCCGGTGGCACCAACCAGTACTGCAAGTTCGACGACGCCATGCTCACACTATTCACATCCTCACTCTATTTGGCCGCGCTTGTGGCATCGCTTTTCGCCTCTTTCATTACTCGAAAGTTCGGTAGAAAACCCTCGATGGTTTTCGGCGGATTGGTCTTCTTAGCCGGCGCCGCCGTCAACGGCTTCGCCCACAACGTTGCTATGCTCATCATCGGCCGGATCCTCCTCGGTGTCGGCATCGGCTTCGCTAACCAATCCGCTCCGGTTTACCTCTGCGAGGTGGCTCCGGCGAAGCACCGCGGCAAGCTGAATATGCTCTTCCAGCTCATGATCACGGTGGGGATTTTAGCTGCTAATTTGATCAATTTCTTCTCTGCGAAGATGAGTAATGGAGAAGGGTGGCGCGTGAGCCTCGGATGCGCCGGAATCCCCGCCTTAATTTTTCTAATCGGATCGCTCTGCCTCCCCGATACCCCTAATTCTCTAATCGAGAGAGGTAAGCTCCCAGAAGGGAAGGAGCAGTTGAGGAAATTCCGCGGAGTCGACGACGTGGAGGATGAGTTCAACGACATCCGTTTGGCGAGCGAGGCGGCGAAGAATGTGCAGAAGCCGTGGTCGAATCTCCTCCGCCGCAAGTACCGTCCGCAGCTAGCGATGGTCGTTTTAATCCCCTTCTTCCAGCAATTCACCGGAATGAACGTCATCATGTTCTACGCTCCGGTCCTATTCAAAACCATCGGATTCGGCAGCAACGCCTCCCTCGCCTCCGCCCTAATCTCCGGAGGCGTCAATTGCGTCGCCACATTAGTCTCAATTTGCACCGTAGACCGATTAGGCCGACGCTTCTGGTTTCTAGAAGGTGCGATTCAGATGTTCATTTGCCAGATCATCGTCGCGATCTGCATTGGCGTCAAATTCGGCGTCTCCGGCAACCCCGGGGAGCTGCCGGTGTGGTACGCGGGCATAGTCGTGTTTGCGATATGCGTGTACGTGGCGGGATTCGCGTGGTCGTGGGGCCCGCTGGGGTGGCTGGTCCCCGGGGAGATACTGCCGCTGGAGGTGAGATCGGCGGGGCAGAGCGTGAATGTGTCGGTGAATATGATTTTCACGTTCATCATTGCTCAATGCTTCCTCAGAATGCTGTGCGTCATGAAATTTGGGCTTTTTATATTCTTCTCCGGCTTCGTCTTCGTCATGGCGCTTTTCATCTACTATTTCTTGCCGGAGACGAAGGGGATTCCGATTGAGGATATTGCTGAGGTTTGGAAGACGCATCCGTACTGGAAGAGATTCGTCGACGAAGACGATGACGCTGCTCGCAAGAGTAGGTTTTCAGGAGTTTAG
- the LOC121810274 gene encoding probable inactive purple acid phosphatase 29 isoform X4 has translation MDGCSYMPSANKLFPKSLALVPFPLTPLLPMAAPKAMGALALLVVMAFLSRGSSAVGRQLKFNAKQGEFKILQVADMHFGDGKRTACLDVLPRQAPSCSDLNTTAFIRRMILAERPNLIVFTGDNIFGFDASDAVKSMNQAFGPAVNTGIPWAAVLGNHDQESTLSREGVMTHIVGMKNTLSQLNSGGSHVDGFGNYNLEVHGAEFSRMENKSVLNLYMLDSGDYSTVPSIPGYGWIKPSQQLWFQHTSGRLQTDIPAASTPKSRKHHSSLTLCDFSPSSANLREFALLSVISPSIHQSVLFFPRFIYFLR, from the exons ATGgatggatgctcttatatgcCAAGTGCTAACAAGCTTTTCCCCAAATCTCTCGCACTTGTTCCATTTCCTCTCACTCCACTGCTTCCTATGGCTGCGCCGAAGGCAATGGGAGCTCTAGCGTTGCTAGTGGTTATGGCTTTTCTGAGCAGGGGCAGCTCAGCAGTAGGCCGGCAGCTCAAGTTCAACGCCAAACAAGGCGAGTTCAAAATTCTTCAGGTGGCCGATATGCACTTCGGCGACGGCAAGCGGACCGCCTGCCTGGACGTCCTCCCCCGCCAGGCCCCCAGCTGCTCCGATCTCAACACCACCGCCTTCATCCGCCGCATGATCCTCGCTGAGCGGCCGAATCTCATCGTCTTCACCG GGGATAACATATTCGGATTCGATGCGAGCGACGCAGTGAAGTCGATGAACCAGGCGTTTGGACCTGCGGTGAACACCGGCATCCCCTGGGCGGCGGTGCTGGGGAATCACGACCAGGAGTCGACTCTGTCGAGGGAAGGTGTGATGACGCATATCGTGGGGATGAAGAACACACTGTCGCAGCTGAATTCCGGCGGATCTCACGTCGATGGATTCGGGAACTACAATCTGGAGGTCCATGGAGCGGAATTTTCTAGGATGGAGAACAAATCGGTTCTCAATCTGTACATGCTTGACAGCGGCGATTACTCTACTGTCCCCTCCATTCCTGGCTATGGCTGGATCAAGCCCTCTCAGCAACTCTGGTTTCAGCACACTTCTGGTAGACTGCAG ACTGATATACCAGCAGCCTCcacccccaaatcgcgaaaacatCACAGCAGCCTCACACTTTGCGATTTTTCTCCAAGCAGCGCCAATCTCCGCGAATTCGCCCTCCTCTCCGTGATTTCGCcctccattcatcaatcggtgctattcttccccagattcatatattttcttcg gtaa
- the LOC121810274 gene encoding probable inactive purple acid phosphatase 29 isoform X1 encodes MDGCSYMPSANKLFPKSLALVPFPLTPLLPMAAPKAMGALALLVVMAFLSRGSSAVGRQLKFNAKQGEFKILQVADMHFGDGKRTACLDVLPRQAPSCSDLNTTAFIRRMILAERPNLIVFTGDNIFGFDASDAVKSMNQAFGPAVNTGIPWAAVLGNHDQESTLSREGVMTHIVGMKNTLSQLNSGGSHVDGFGNYNLEVHGAEFSRMENKSVLNLYMLDSGDYSTVPSIPGYGWIKPSQQLWFQHTSGRLQTDIPAASTPKSRKHHSSLTLCDFSPSSANLREFALLSVISPSIHQSVNYGIIFDFCSSACVWSCGSFCTVSSETTRL; translated from the exons ATGgatggatgctcttatatgcCAAGTGCTAACAAGCTTTTCCCCAAATCTCTCGCACTTGTTCCATTTCCTCTCACTCCACTGCTTCCTATGGCTGCGCCGAAGGCAATGGGAGCTCTAGCGTTGCTAGTGGTTATGGCTTTTCTGAGCAGGGGCAGCTCAGCAGTAGGCCGGCAGCTCAAGTTCAACGCCAAACAAGGCGAGTTCAAAATTCTTCAGGTGGCCGATATGCACTTCGGCGACGGCAAGCGGACCGCCTGCCTGGACGTCCTCCCCCGCCAGGCCCCCAGCTGCTCCGATCTCAACACCACCGCCTTCATCCGCCGCATGATCCTCGCTGAGCGGCCGAATCTCATCGTCTTCACCG GGGATAACATATTCGGATTCGATGCGAGCGACGCAGTGAAGTCGATGAACCAGGCGTTTGGACCTGCGGTGAACACCGGCATCCCCTGGGCGGCGGTGCTGGGGAATCACGACCAGGAGTCGACTCTGTCGAGGGAAGGTGTGATGACGCATATCGTGGGGATGAAGAACACACTGTCGCAGCTGAATTCCGGCGGATCTCACGTCGATGGATTCGGGAACTACAATCTGGAGGTCCATGGAGCGGAATTTTCTAGGATGGAGAACAAATCGGTTCTCAATCTGTACATGCTTGACAGCGGCGATTACTCTACTGTCCCCTCCATTCCTGGCTATGGCTGGATCAAGCCCTCTCAGCAACTCTGGTTTCAGCACACTTCTGGTAGACTGCAG ACTGATATACCAGCAGCCTCcacccccaaatcgcgaaaacatCACAGCAGCCTCACACTTTGCGATTTTTCTCCAAGCAGCGCCAATCTCCGCGAATTCGCCCTCCTCTCCGTGATTTCGCcctccattcatcaatcg gtaaattatggcatcatcttcgaCTTCTGCTCGTCGGCTTGCgtgtggtcctgcggatcctTCTGTACTGTatcttcagagacaacacgtctctaa